In one window of Pseudobdellovibrionaceae bacterium DNA:
- the gcvT gene encoding glycine cleavage system aminomethyltransferase GcvT gives MSNSPKKTPLYQRHVEHGGKLVEFAGWMLPVEYAGLRREHLHVRESVGLFDVSHMGEIRVKGDKALPTLQWLTTNDVSRLEPGRAQYSLLPNEQGGLVDDIIVYCLEKNSDYLVCVNASNTEKDFQWMLKHNQGAEITNESQNWGQIAVQGPKAMALVAKIFGDGVSDLPRFAFLDTEFEGQPALVARTGYTGENGVEIFVGWDRTVQLWNRLVADGKSLSVQPIGLGARDTLRTEMGYSLYGHEIDDAINPYAAGLGWVVKASDKDFLGKGPMLDARERGIKRKLVGLKMLESGIPRSGYHLFSFDNNEIGTVTSGTLSPSLQQGIALAFVDTAFASEGTVLAVQIRQRKVRAQVVKLPFVTPKGV, from the coding sequence ATGTCTAACTCACCTAAGAAAACCCCCTTATACCAACGCCATGTTGAGCATGGCGGTAAATTAGTCGAATTTGCCGGATGGATGCTACCTGTGGAGTATGCAGGTCTTCGTCGCGAGCATTTACATGTCAGAGAGAGTGTGGGTTTGTTTGATGTGAGTCACATGGGTGAAATTCGGGTGAAGGGCGATAAGGCGTTACCGACACTGCAGTGGTTGACGACTAACGATGTGTCGCGCCTCGAGCCGGGTCGGGCCCAATACTCCCTGTTACCCAATGAACAAGGCGGTTTGGTCGACGACATCATTGTGTATTGTCTCGAAAAAAACTCTGACTATTTGGTTTGTGTAAATGCCTCTAACACTGAAAAAGATTTTCAGTGGATGCTAAAACACAATCAGGGCGCTGAAATCACCAATGAAAGTCAAAACTGGGGACAGATTGCCGTACAAGGGCCAAAGGCGATGGCTTTGGTGGCAAAAATTTTTGGTGATGGCGTAAGTGATCTTCCTCGGTTTGCGTTCTTAGATACTGAATTTGAAGGCCAGCCTGCGCTAGTGGCGCGAACGGGCTACACAGGCGAAAATGGCGTAGAGATATTTGTGGGCTGGGATAGAACAGTCCAATTGTGGAATCGCCTGGTGGCTGACGGTAAAAGCCTCTCTGTTCAACCCATTGGTTTGGGTGCCCGCGACACTCTCAGAACCGAGATGGGCTATAGCCTTTATGGGCATGAGATTGACGACGCCATTAATCCCTATGCCGCGGGCCTTGGTTGGGTGGTGAAAGCCTCCGACAAAGACTTTTTGGGAAAAGGCCCCATGCTTGACGCTAGGGAGCGAGGAATTAAGCGAAAATTGGTGGGACTAAAGATGCTTGAGTCGGGCATTCCCCGATCGGGCTATCACCTGTTTTCTTTTGACAACAACGAAATTGGCACGGTAACAAGTGGTACGCTTTCACCGAGTTTGCAGCAGGGCATCGCATTGGCTTTTGTCGACACGGCTTTTGCCAGCGAAGGTACAGTGCTAGCTGTGCAAATTCGGCAACGGAAGGTGCGGGCCCAAGTGGTCAAGCTTCCGTTTGTGACACCTAAAGGAGTTTAA
- the pip gene encoding prolyl aminopeptidase: protein MNSSIHKITDPFFVGHLKVSDLHSLYYEQVGNKDGIPIVFLHGGPGAGIVNEYRQFFDPKKFHVVLFDQRGAGKSRPNSELKENTTWNLVDDIECLREHLGIEKWHVFGGSWGSTLALVYAIKHPDRVLTLQLRGIFLGRDFEVKWLYQYGASEIYPDKFETFKNHVPLNEQGNLVDAYHKRITDSDEEVRLAAMRSWTMWELSLAKLLPDPQLIKAFDDPRIYRSFGSIGPHYFKNKMFFESDNWILENVQPIADIPCNIAQGRYDVITPVRSAWDLHKALPKSQLTIVPDAGHASFDASLAAQLVRFTNAI, encoded by the coding sequence GTGAATAGTAGCATCCATAAAATCACCGACCCATTTTTTGTAGGACATTTGAAAGTTTCAGACTTGCACTCTCTTTACTACGAACAAGTGGGCAATAAAGACGGCATTCCCATTGTTTTTCTACACGGTGGCCCTGGGGCCGGTATCGTTAATGAATACAGGCAATTTTTTGATCCAAAAAAATTTCATGTGGTGCTTTTTGACCAACGGGGTGCAGGTAAGAGCCGTCCCAATAGCGAGCTTAAAGAGAACACCACCTGGAATCTCGTCGATGATATCGAGTGTTTACGAGAACATCTGGGCATTGAAAAATGGCATGTGTTCGGCGGAAGTTGGGGCAGCACCTTGGCGCTGGTCTATGCCATCAAACATCCAGATCGTGTTTTGACATTGCAGCTTCGGGGTATATTTTTGGGCCGCGACTTTGAGGTAAAATGGCTCTATCAATATGGGGCCAGTGAGATTTATCCAGATAAGTTTGAGACTTTTAAAAATCATGTCCCATTGAATGAACAGGGAAACCTTGTTGATGCCTATCACAAGCGCATCACCGACTCTGATGAAGAGGTTCGCCTGGCGGCCATGCGATCCTGGACCATGTGGGAACTGAGCCTGGCCAAACTTCTTCCAGATCCTCAGTTGATCAAAGCGTTTGATGATCCCCGAATTTATCGAAGCTTTGGCAGCATTGGGCCCCACTATTTTAAGAACAAGATGTTTTTCGAATCGGACAACTGGATTTTGGAGAATGTGCAGCCCATTGCGGACATCCCATGCAATATTGCCCAGGGCCGGTATGACGTGATCACCCCGGTTCGAAGCGCCTGGGACCTGCATAAGGCCCTGCCAAAATCTCAGCTGACCATTGTGCCCGATGCTGGCCACGCCAGTTTCGATGCCTCCCTGGCCGCACAGCTGGTAAGATTCACTAATGCGATCTAG
- a CDS encoding hybrid sensor histidine kinase/response regulator has protein sequence MKQSILIVDDEIDNVDALERLFRRGYNVLKATSAAEGLAQLKGHPDVALIISDQRMPEMTGVEMLKKSIKTHPDAIRILLTGYTDMDSVIGAINSGQVYRYLTKPWDPVDLVNTVDKAVEKFNIRRELKEKNDALEKALSELKVLDEAKNQFMILINHELKTPLTVISSFLELLKETSLDADQTQYVDRIGKSSDKLHKIINDVLELVSAQTGLTTVNARKTSTEKLLSAAAQPFSSAEDLHWQIDDLNVKADPAIVQNVIGRLIENAVKFRKKQTPISVTAEAEGEHIQITITNEGKALKPATIEKILKPFALDENIMHHSQGLGLGLSVSQALLKLHGTALEITCPKGQVRVSFSLPAA, from the coding sequence ATGAAACAGTCCATTCTCATTGTTGATGACGAAATTGATAACGTAGATGCGCTCGAGCGGCTCTTTCGTCGGGGATACAATGTGCTCAAAGCCACTTCGGCAGCCGAAGGTCTAGCACAACTTAAAGGGCATCCTGATGTGGCTCTGATCATCAGCGATCAACGCATGCCTGAAATGACCGGCGTTGAAATGTTGAAAAAATCAATCAAGACTCACCCCGACGCTATTCGTATTTTGTTAACTGGTTACACCGATATGGATTCGGTGATTGGCGCCATCAACTCCGGCCAAGTTTATCGCTACCTCACAAAACCCTGGGACCCTGTTGACCTTGTGAATACAGTGGATAAGGCTGTTGAAAAGTTCAATATTCGAAGGGAGCTCAAAGAAAAAAACGATGCTCTTGAGAAGGCCCTGTCAGAGCTTAAAGTTTTAGATGAGGCAAAAAACCAGTTTATGATTCTTATCAACCATGAGTTAAAAACGCCGCTGACTGTGATATCGAGCTTTTTAGAACTTCTCAAAGAAACCTCGCTCGACGCCGATCAAACTCAATATGTAGATCGCATTGGGAAAAGCTCCGATAAACTACATAAAATCATTAATGACGTACTTGAATTGGTTTCCGCTCAAACAGGCCTGACTACTGTTAACGCCCGAAAAACCTCCACTGAAAAATTGCTCTCAGCAGCAGCCCAGCCGTTCTCATCCGCCGAAGATCTGCATTGGCAAATTGATGATTTGAATGTGAAGGCAGACCCTGCAATCGTTCAAAATGTCATCGGCCGCCTTATCGAAAACGCAGTTAAGTTTAGAAAAAAGCAAACCCCCATTTCTGTAACGGCTGAAGCCGAAGGCGAGCACATTCAAATTACAATCACCAATGAAGGAAAGGCCCTAAAGCCGGCCACCATCGAAAAGATTCTTAAGCCCTTTGCTCTGGATGAAAACATCATGCACCACAGCCAGGGATTGGGACTAGGGTTGAGCGTAAGCCAAGCCCTATTGAAATTGCATGGCACCGCCCTTGAAATCACCTGCCCCAAAGGACAAGTGAGAGTTTCTTTTTCGCTTCCGGCCGCGTAG
- a CDS encoding UDP-glucose/GDP-mannose dehydrogenase family protein — translation MRVGVIGTGYVGLVASVCFADAGNELTCVDSNPEKLNKLKDKKLPFYEPGLNDLFQRNFARMAFTGSIAEAVQKSDLVFIAVGTPEMPDGSADMTATFHVLKEICKSATKKKYVVLKSTVPIGTAKECEAFCRDHASAEIEIVNNPEFLRQGEAVNDFLHPDRVVIGCKSQGARDLMQKLYEPFLKNSNAPIYFMDNTSAEMTKYAANSFLAMKISFINELSLLADKLGANIFEVRKGFTSDNRINPAFFYPGLGYGGSCFPKDVRALIQTGKTHGLDLLLLQAADDVNERQKAILAERLFERFGSLKGLKVALWGLSFKPRTDDVRRAPSLQLIKSLVEKGAEVVAYDPVASENAQAACEVEFTVAATAMEAAKDADALVLVTEWNEFKAPDFTELKKLMKNPILFDGRNLFDPSTMKEAGFEYYGIGQQS, via the coding sequence ATGAGAGTGGGAGTTATTGGAACAGGTTACGTGGGCCTGGTGGCGAGTGTTTGTTTTGCAGATGCCGGCAATGAGTTAACTTGTGTAGATTCTAATCCAGAAAAACTAAATAAACTTAAAGATAAAAAACTCCCCTTTTATGAACCAGGTCTTAACGATCTTTTTCAGCGTAATTTTGCACGGATGGCATTTACTGGTAGCATTGCTGAGGCCGTGCAAAAATCAGATCTAGTATTTATCGCAGTAGGCACTCCAGAGATGCCTGACGGCAGTGCTGATATGACGGCCACTTTTCATGTACTCAAAGAAATCTGCAAAAGTGCCACAAAAAAGAAATACGTGGTCTTGAAAAGCACCGTGCCCATCGGTACGGCCAAAGAATGCGAAGCCTTTTGCCGGGATCATGCCAGTGCAGAAATTGAAATTGTAAATAACCCCGAGTTTCTGCGACAAGGTGAGGCGGTGAACGACTTTTTACATCCCGACCGGGTGGTGATTGGCTGTAAGAGCCAAGGTGCTCGGGATTTAATGCAGAAACTTTACGAGCCTTTTTTAAAAAACAGCAATGCACCCATTTATTTTATGGATAACACCTCAGCGGAAATGACCAAGTACGCAGCTAATTCTTTTCTGGCGATGAAAATCAGTTTTATAAACGAACTTTCATTGCTGGCAGACAAATTGGGCGCGAATATTTTTGAGGTTCGCAAAGGGTTCACCTCGGACAATCGAATTAATCCGGCGTTTTTCTATCCGGGACTTGGCTATGGCGGTAGCTGCTTTCCTAAAGATGTACGAGCCCTGATTCAGACGGGTAAAACTCACGGACTTGACTTACTTTTATTGCAAGCAGCTGATGATGTGAACGAGCGCCAAAAAGCCATTTTGGCAGAGCGGTTGTTTGAAAGGTTCGGCAGTTTAAAGGGTTTAAAGGTCGCACTGTGGGGCTTGAGCTTTAAGCCCCGCACAGATGATGTTCGGAGAGCCCCTTCATTGCAGTTGATAAAAAGCCTGGTTGAAAAGGGTGCCGAGGTGGTGGCCTATGATCCCGTGGCCAGCGAAAACGCCCAAGCCGCTTGTGAGGTCGAATTTACTGTGGCAGCCACAGCCATGGAGGCCGCAAAAGATGCTGACGCCCTGGTTTTGGTCACCGAATGGAATGAATTCAAAGCTCCTGATTTTACCGAACTTAAAAAACTTATGAAAAACCCCATCCTGTTTGATGGCCGTAACTTGTTTGATCCGTCGACGATGAAGGAAGCCGGATTTGAATATTACGGAATTGGACAGCAGTCATAA
- a CDS encoding Flp family type IVb pilin, protein MKLLKNSRGQGLVEYLILVALMAVATLGVVRTLNQTVNAQFTDVIYAIKGSKKRSEKDAVNESIYKKRDLSDFMNGSTSGKSK, encoded by the coding sequence ATGAAGCTATTAAAAAATTCTCGCGGCCAGGGACTGGTTGAGTACCTGATCCTTGTAGCCCTGATGGCCGTGGCCACTCTCGGCGTGGTGCGAACGCTGAATCAAACCGTTAATGCGCAATTCACTGATGTGATTTACGCCATCAAGGGATCAAAAAAACGTTCCGAAAAGGACGCTGTGAACGAGTCCATTTACAAAAAACGTGACCTCAGCGACTTTATGAATGGGTCCACCAGTGGCAAATCAAAATGA
- a CDS encoding CpaF family protein produces MQQAPNHHLLTSYHEILRKLEQPDSLLNEEIDAVDQIHKSILDTDHLTADEKKRLKQEMTGYGPLDELLNREDLTEIMINGHNEIWLEQRGQIQRHPEGFLCPHSYEQFLLRMSNEAQLQANLDRPFANGVWNRFRVHLLRPPLVSGETHVSLRYRPRSPWTLHRLQDLNWAEPDRISFIKRLIDTKKSLLIVGPTGSGKTAVLNACLQHTPAIERTICIEDTDEIVLPNALSAKLLTRVDPHGHLRDFDQSDLIVQSLRMRPDRIVVGEVRGGEAKDLLMALATGHQGGMGTLHADSARQALLRLEMLIQLGAPHWKIEAIRHLIGLSIQYIIVVEKSFGERKLKGIHRLASVEATGVLLEEV; encoded by the coding sequence ATGCAACAAGCTCCTAACCACCACCTCCTCACCTCCTATCACGAAATACTGAGAAAACTAGAACAGCCCGATAGCCTTCTCAATGAAGAAATCGATGCCGTCGACCAAATACATAAGTCCATTCTCGATACCGACCATCTCACCGCGGACGAAAAAAAACGACTAAAACAAGAAATGACCGGTTATGGACCTCTCGATGAACTCTTAAACCGTGAAGATCTCACTGAGATTATGATCAACGGTCATAATGAAATCTGGTTAGAACAACGTGGTCAAATTCAACGGCACCCAGAAGGCTTTCTTTGCCCTCACAGTTACGAACAGTTTCTGCTGAGAATGTCTAACGAAGCCCAGCTTCAAGCTAACCTGGATCGACCCTTTGCTAACGGCGTTTGGAATCGTTTTCGCGTCCACTTGCTACGACCACCACTGGTCTCTGGAGAAACTCACGTGAGCCTGCGGTATCGACCCCGATCGCCATGGACCCTGCATCGCCTGCAAGACCTAAACTGGGCTGAGCCCGACCGAATTTCGTTCATTAAACGTCTGATTGATACAAAAAAAAGTTTACTCATCGTGGGCCCCACTGGATCAGGAAAAACCGCCGTTCTCAACGCTTGCTTACAACACACGCCGGCCATTGAGAGAACCATTTGCATTGAAGACACTGATGAGATTGTTCTCCCCAACGCCTTGTCTGCAAAACTTCTCACTCGTGTGGATCCGCATGGCCACTTAAGAGATTTTGATCAGTCTGATCTTATCGTACAGTCACTGCGCATGCGCCCGGATCGCATTGTGGTGGGCGAAGTTCGCGGGGGCGAGGCTAAAGATTTGCTTATGGCGCTAGCCACGGGTCACCAAGGCGGGATGGGAACACTGCATGCTGACTCCGCCAGACAAGCTCTCCTTCGCCTAGAGATGCTCATCCAACTCGGAGCCCCTCATTGGAAAATTGAAGCCATCAGACATCTGATTGGTTTGAGTATTCAATACATTATTGTTGTAGAAAAGAGTTTCGGAGAGCGCAAGCTCAAGGGCATACACCGGCTCGCTTCTGTGGAAGCTACCGGTGTGCTTTTAGAAGAAGTTTAA
- the gcvH gene encoding glycine cleavage system protein GcvH: protein MAGFRVPDEPYYTKDHEWALVDENLVTVGVTEYAQDSLGEIVYVELPEVGQKVTQNEPFGVVESVKAVSDLMAPVSGTVIEVNESINDNPGMINDDSMNEGWLVKIEMDTEKELANLMRAPEYRKLIEK, encoded by the coding sequence ATGGCGGGTTTTCGCGTTCCAGACGAACCCTATTACACTAAAGACCACGAGTGGGCCTTGGTGGATGAAAATTTGGTCACCGTAGGTGTCACTGAATATGCTCAAGACTCCTTGGGCGAAATTGTTTATGTGGAGCTGCCTGAGGTCGGGCAGAAGGTCACCCAAAATGAGCCTTTTGGTGTGGTAGAAAGTGTTAAAGCCGTAAGCGATTTGATGGCTCCGGTGTCTGGCACCGTCATTGAAGTGAACGAAAGCATCAACGACAATCCCGGAATGATCAACGATGATTCCATGAACGAAGGTTGGTTGGTGAAGATTGAAATGGACACGGAAAAAGAGTTAGCCAACTTGATGCGTGCACCAGAATATCGAAAATTGATTGAAAAATAA
- a CDS encoding amidohydrolase family protein: MPIERIDHCYDSHVHWLATGEMQSRLDLRSLKKAEDVASLLVLPQHFKDRWLIGFGWDESLWSSPDGLNRKTLDRQFPDHPVCFSRVDGHTVWLNSKALEELGWLRGDLPQFQGGKIIMDDTNTPTGIAIDSAANFVRKQIPKANATQVAASLLQAVRVFNNQGITHIRDMTCSIEQWSEAVRLDDSGLLTLAVEQFFSADDPADFDDAFELALQARKTTTPRLRAKGLKVYYDGALGSEGAFLSQDYPSGSGRGLVLIEPSELKQMLRRSWEQKFDIAVHTIGDQAAQDVVEVACQLWDKGFKGHLHLEHAQVLRPETVSLLVGKTVTCHLQPSHWLSDKRWLKEKLGSLYEFSFPWRQLQEAEIEFYFGSDSPIEPADIPRSLSALNDSALHGIPKLLGPGLKYHTHPDPTWVPGTFSEFSNDQVKAVVFQGKHLF, translated from the coding sequence ATGCCTATAGAGCGAATCGATCATTGTTATGACAGTCACGTTCATTGGTTGGCCACGGGTGAGATGCAATCCCGTTTAGACCTTCGTTCCCTTAAAAAGGCCGAAGACGTGGCTTCACTTTTGGTATTGCCTCAACATTTTAAAGATCGCTGGCTCATCGGATTTGGTTGGGATGAAAGTCTTTGGAGTTCTCCCGATGGATTAAATAGAAAAACTTTGGATCGACAGTTTCCTGATCATCCGGTGTGTTTTTCTCGGGTGGATGGGCACACGGTATGGCTCAATTCAAAGGCCCTAGAAGAACTGGGTTGGCTGAGAGGAGATTTGCCTCAATTTCAGGGTGGAAAAATCATTATGGATGACACCAACACACCAACGGGAATCGCCATCGATAGTGCTGCTAACTTTGTTCGAAAACAGATTCCGAAGGCCAATGCCACGCAGGTGGCGGCCTCATTGCTGCAAGCGGTGAGAGTGTTCAATAATCAAGGGATCACTCATATTCGCGATATGACTTGTTCCATAGAGCAATGGAGCGAGGCTGTGCGCTTAGATGACAGTGGTCTACTCACTCTAGCGGTAGAGCAATTTTTTAGCGCGGATGATCCAGCTGATTTTGACGATGCTTTTGAATTGGCCTTGCAGGCGAGAAAGACAACAACACCTCGGTTGCGAGCAAAAGGATTAAAGGTTTATTACGATGGAGCCTTGGGGTCTGAAGGCGCTTTTTTAAGTCAAGATTACCCCTCAGGGTCGGGTCGAGGCCTGGTGCTCATTGAACCATCTGAATTAAAACAGATGCTGAGGCGCTCATGGGAGCAAAAATTTGATATTGCCGTACACACCATCGGGGATCAAGCAGCCCAGGATGTGGTCGAAGTGGCCTGTCAGCTTTGGGACAAGGGGTTTAAAGGTCATCTGCATTTAGAACACGCCCAAGTGTTGCGACCAGAAACAGTTTCTCTGCTTGTGGGCAAAACCGTCACATGTCATTTACAGCCCAGTCACTGGCTCAGTGATAAACGCTGGCTAAAAGAAAAATTGGGGTCTTTATATGAATTCAGTTTTCCGTGGCGACAGCTGCAAGAAGCTGAAATTGAGTTTTATTTTGGAAGCGATAGCCCCATCGAGCCGGCAGATATCCCCCGTTCACTTTCTGCCCTGAATGACAGTGCCCTGCACGGCATCCCCAAACTACTGGGGCCGGGTCTGAAATACCACACCCATCCCGATCCCACCTGGGTGCCGGGCACTTTTTCTGAGTTTTCTAACGACCAAGTAAAAGCGGTGGTGTTTCAAGGTAAACATTTGTTTTAA
- the aspS gene encoding aspartate--tRNA ligase: protein MGDTLKSFIRITLRLTLHFDFRHDKNILCFYRAVHDKLRGKLVAFVKDVKRTHYCGDVRPAHAESEVVLMGWVDTRRDHGGLVFVDLRDRQGLVQVVLDPASPATQVAKDVRNEFVLAVRGTVKLRPEGMINKNLDTGEVEIIATECEVLSAAKTPPFQPDDEKVSEPLRLKYRYLDLRRPRLQQHLIVRHNALMKVRQVLAGKGFIEVETPILYKSTPEGARDYLVPSRVNLGRFYALPQSPQTLKQLLMVAGMDRYFQIARCFRDEDLRADRQPEFTQIDIEMSFVDAEDVMAVNELLAREIWKAVKGVDLGEIPRISYYEAMNRYGCDKPDLRVSWELKDLGELVKGSGFQVFDDVVDRGDAVKGLAVPGIGNYSRGQFDKLTALAKQMGAKGLVWIKSGEGGELTSPVSKFFSAEKLQEIFKAAGGETGGAVLVVADQFDVTCAALSLLRTHLSHELGAIDTSRDRFLWVTDFPLFEYDTDNGRWAAKHHPFTMTADDDVSVLVNGKENEFGKIRAKAYDLVCNGHELGGGSVRIHQPEVQQAMFNALGLGEEEVKLKFGYFVEALGYGTPPHGGFAWGVDRLVMILCGTDAIRDVIAFPKTAKATCLMSEAPSPVALEQLIEVGIKLSGTADKEK, encoded by the coding sequence ATGGGCGACACGCTTAAAAGCTTCATCCGCATTACACTTAGACTGACATTGCACTTTGACTTTAGGCATGACAAAAACATACTTTGTTTCTATAGGGCTGTCCATGACAAACTCCGAGGTAAACTAGTGGCTTTTGTAAAAGATGTTAAGCGAACTCATTATTGTGGGGATGTGCGTCCGGCACATGCAGAATCAGAGGTGGTACTCATGGGCTGGGTCGATACCCGGCGTGATCATGGGGGACTCGTTTTTGTGGATTTGCGTGATCGCCAGGGGTTGGTGCAGGTGGTGCTTGACCCGGCAAGTCCGGCCACTCAAGTGGCAAAAGATGTGCGCAATGAATTTGTTCTGGCTGTTAGAGGGACAGTGAAGTTGCGGCCTGAGGGAATGATCAATAAAAACCTAGATACAGGCGAAGTTGAAATAATAGCTACAGAGTGTGAGGTTCTCTCTGCGGCCAAGACACCCCCTTTTCAACCCGATGATGAAAAGGTTTCTGAACCTCTGCGTCTCAAGTATCGTTATCTTGATTTACGACGGCCCCGCCTGCAGCAGCACCTGATCGTTCGACATAATGCATTAATGAAGGTTCGGCAGGTTCTGGCGGGCAAAGGGTTTATCGAGGTGGAAACTCCCATTCTCTATAAGAGTACGCCGGAGGGGGCCCGCGATTATCTCGTGCCTTCCCGTGTAAACTTGGGTCGCTTTTATGCCCTTCCGCAGAGCCCTCAGACATTGAAGCAACTTCTGATGGTTGCCGGAATGGATCGCTATTTTCAGATTGCCAGATGTTTTCGAGATGAAGATTTGCGTGCGGATCGTCAGCCCGAGTTCACCCAAATCGATATTGAAATGAGTTTTGTTGATGCCGAAGATGTGATGGCGGTGAATGAGTTGTTGGCTCGAGAGATATGGAAGGCCGTCAAGGGCGTTGATCTGGGAGAAATCCCGCGCATTTCTTACTATGAAGCAATGAACCGATATGGTTGTGATAAGCCCGACTTGCGAGTGAGTTGGGAGCTTAAAGACCTTGGCGAACTTGTAAAAGGTAGTGGTTTTCAGGTCTTTGATGATGTGGTGGACCGAGGTGATGCGGTTAAGGGTTTGGCGGTGCCGGGCATTGGCAATTATTCGCGCGGTCAGTTTGATAAACTCACAGCACTAGCCAAGCAAATGGGGGCCAAGGGTCTGGTGTGGATCAAGTCAGGCGAAGGTGGCGAGCTTACGTCGCCGGTGTCGAAATTTTTTAGTGCTGAAAAGTTGCAAGAAATATTTAAGGCAGCAGGTGGTGAAACGGGTGGAGCCGTTCTGGTTGTTGCTGACCAATTTGACGTGACTTGTGCCGCCCTCTCGTTGTTGCGCACGCATTTGTCCCATGAGTTGGGAGCCATTGACACCAGCCGGGATCGATTTTTATGGGTGACGGATTTTCCATTATTTGAATACGACACGGACAATGGTCGGTGGGCTGCTAAACATCATCCGTTTACAATGACAGCGGATGACGATGTTTCGGTGCTTGTTAATGGCAAAGAAAATGAGTTTGGAAAAATTAGAGCCAAAGCTTATGACTTGGTCTGTAACGGGCACGAGTTGGGTGGTGGGTCCGTGCGGATACACCAGCCTGAGGTGCAACAAGCCATGTTCAATGCTCTTGGTCTGGGTGAAGAAGAGGTCAAACTGAAGTTTGGCTATTTTGTTGAGGCATTGGGTTACGGTACACCACCTCATGGCGGGTTCGCATGGGGTGTGGACCGGTTGGTGATGATACTTTGCGGAACAGATGCCATTAGAGATGTGATTGCTTTTCCAAAAACAGCAAAAGCAACATGCCTCATGTCGGAAGCCCCCAGTCCGGTGGCCCTGGAGCAGCTCATAGAAGTGGGCATAAAACTCTCTGGAACCGCTGATAAGGAAAAGTGA
- the folD gene encoding bifunctional methylenetetrahydrofolate dehydrogenase/methenyltetrahydrofolate cyclohydrolase FolD: MIMMDGKAVAALHRAKIKKQVQSWVQSGQRAPGLAVVLVGEDPASQVYVRNKGRSCEEVGFASWIHALPKETTRESLKAILDELNRDSNVDGILVQLPLPKHLDPDEVSGWISPLKDADGLTVENTGLLWSGRPRVKPCTPWGVMSILDHYNIHLGGKEAVVVGRSHIVGKPMAYLLQEANATVTLCHSKTKDLVEHTRRADIVVVAAGQPRLLGREDFKAGSVVVDVGIHRDPSGSSTNKPGLCGDVRFSELNGWVYAATPVPGGVGPMTITMLLENTLHLYKLHMGLAKA, translated from the coding sequence ATGATCATGATGGACGGTAAGGCTGTTGCGGCCTTGCATCGAGCGAAAATTAAGAAGCAGGTGCAATCTTGGGTGCAAAGCGGTCAGCGGGCGCCGGGCTTGGCTGTGGTGCTGGTGGGTGAAGATCCCGCTAGCCAAGTGTATGTGCGAAATAAAGGGCGAAGTTGCGAAGAGGTGGGTTTTGCTTCTTGGATTCATGCTCTCCCTAAAGAGACGACCCGCGAATCTTTGAAGGCTATTTTAGACGAGCTCAATAGGGACTCGAATGTGGATGGAATTTTGGTGCAGCTCCCTTTACCTAAACACCTTGATCCCGATGAGGTTTCTGGATGGATTTCTCCTCTAAAGGATGCTGATGGATTGACTGTTGAAAATACGGGACTGTTATGGTCGGGGCGGCCTCGGGTGAAACCCTGTACTCCTTGGGGTGTGATGTCCATTCTTGATCACTACAATATACATCTTGGAGGAAAGGAAGCTGTTGTGGTGGGGCGTAGCCATATAGTGGGCAAACCTATGGCCTATTTACTTCAAGAAGCCAATGCCACGGTGACGCTTTGTCACTCAAAAACAAAAGATCTTGTGGAACACACGCGGCGTGCTGACATCGTTGTGGTCGCAGCTGGGCAACCTCGGTTGTTGGGGCGCGAAGATTTTAAGGCGGGTTCCGTAGTGGTTGATGTGGGTATTCATCGAGATCCGTCGGGATCTTCCACCAATAAACCCGGTCTTTGCGGTGACGTGCGGTTTTCAGAACTCAATGGTTGGGTGTATGCAGCCACTCCGGTGCCAGGGGGCGTGGGGCCAATGACTATAACCATGCTTCTTGAAAATACTTTGCACCTTTACAAGCTGCATATGGGATTAGCTAAGGCTTGA
- a CDS encoding carboxymuconolactone decarboxylase family protein — MAGFAQLHEKTLEKGALDSKTKELIALGIAITVRCDGCIAYHVHDAMKSGASEKEIAETVSVAILMGGGPSVVYGIEAMQAVQQYNEVGL, encoded by the coding sequence ATGGCAGGCTTTGCCCAGCTCCATGAAAAAACCCTTGAGAAGGGCGCACTGGATTCAAAAACAAAAGAACTTATTGCCCTTGGCATTGCGATCACTGTGCGATGTGATGGGTGTATAGCGTACCATGTTCACGACGCGATGAAATCCGGCGCTTCCGAAAAAGAGATTGCTGAAACAGTCAGTGTTGCCATCCTGATGGGTGGCGGGCCTTCAGTGGTTTATGGCATTGAGGCCATGCAAGCCGTGCAACAATACAATGAAGTGGGATTGTAG